Proteins from a single region of Halorubrum sp. 2020YC2:
- a CDS encoding glycosyl hydrolase, with translation MDRTHSARTTERGVAGARSEPLGLGAEARIGGVRDGRLYWTRGRTVGVWTPSGGRVALGTLPTPGDGDPDVAFRLRHGRFAKGLLRPVVGSWTTTNLWPLRGGTLLATVGRRVFRSGDRGRSWAPVHRLPDSSGPMGVLPTSVCLHGGDVYLAEYTLGDDPARILRSGDDGRSFETHVETTAVRHFHGVFDDPFRDDLWATSGDADDESAVGRVDDGEFVRAGSGSQRWRAVGLAFAPTAVLWGMDCSYAERVELLRLRRDGPAEPTTVGDTDASAYYTATLPVDGELWVAVATAAEVGADSTAPDGQGNRSGDAARVLVTSSASSYETWYELAAFPRRRPLGAHLPGIPTASAYVFLAADEELGLFVNPFNARSDGGSVIRVPPEALSRVAEETPAIGARDDE, from the coding sequence ATGGACCGGACCCACTCGGCGCGGACGACCGAGCGCGGGGTCGCCGGCGCGCGGAGCGAGCCGCTCGGGCTCGGCGCCGAGGCGCGGATCGGCGGGGTCCGCGACGGGCGGCTCTACTGGACGCGCGGCCGGACGGTCGGCGTCTGGACCCCCTCCGGGGGACGCGTCGCGCTCGGGACGCTCCCGACGCCCGGCGACGGCGACCCCGACGTCGCCTTCCGCCTTCGACACGGCCGGTTCGCGAAGGGCCTGTTGCGCCCGGTCGTCGGCTCGTGGACGACGACGAACCTGTGGCCGCTGCGCGGCGGGACCCTGCTCGCGACGGTCGGCCGTCGGGTGTTCCGCTCCGGCGACCGCGGGCGGTCGTGGGCGCCGGTCCACCGGCTCCCCGACTCCTCCGGGCCGATGGGCGTCCTCCCCACGTCGGTCTGTCTCCACGGCGGCGACGTCTACTTGGCCGAGTACACGCTCGGGGACGACCCCGCGCGGATCCTCCGGAGCGGGGACGACGGTCGGAGCTTCGAGACCCACGTCGAGACGACCGCCGTCCGTCACTTCCACGGCGTCTTCGACGACCCGTTTCGGGACGACCTGTGGGCGACGTCCGGCGACGCCGACGACGAGAGCGCCGTCGGTCGCGTCGACGACGGCGAGTTCGTCCGCGCCGGGAGCGGGAGCCAGCGCTGGCGGGCGGTCGGGCTGGCGTTCGCGCCGACGGCCGTGCTGTGGGGGATGGACTGCTCGTACGCGGAGCGCGTGGAACTCCTGCGGCTGCGACGCGACGGCCCGGCGGAGCCGACGACGGTCGGGGACACCGACGCGTCGGCGTATTACACCGCGACGCTGCCGGTCGACGGCGAGCTCTGGGTCGCGGTCGCCACCGCGGCGGAGGTCGGTGCGGACAGCACCGCGCCCGACGGCCAGGGCAACCGCAGCGGCGACGCCGCGCGGGTGTTGGTGACCTCCTCCGCGTCGTCGTACGAGACGTGGTACGAGCTGGCGGCGTTCCCCCGCCGCCGGCCGCTCGGCGCGCACCTCCCGGGCATTCCGACCGCGAGCGCGTACGTGTTCCTCGCCGCCGACGAGGAGCTGGGACTGTTCGTCAACCCCTTCAACGCGCGGAGCGACGGCGGCTCCGTGATCCGCGTCCCACCGGAGGCGCTGTCGCGGGTCGCCGAGGAGACGCCTGCCATCGGCGCGCGCGACGACGAGTGA
- a CDS encoding Gfo/Idh/MocA family oxidoreductase: protein MVYDVAVIGTGPDPSDPGRDGYAMGYRHGRAYADNADCELVACADIVPENGAAFAEAFDLGADAAYEDYEELLAAVEPDLVSVCVPPGIHADIVVGCAESGRVEAIHCEKPMADTWGDCREMVRACDRADVQLTINHQRRFGAPFRKAKRLIANGEVGTLRRLEFADETLFDAGVHQVDLCQFLTDGTDVDWVAAQVDYREENVWFGTPNATQALVQWRYDDGTFGLATTGDSSPPGACYLRVVGADGVVELGVDDGPTLRYRTDGGAWTAVDTDGENLHGRDSPGYLGAAVGKIRSRLPLVSTADRTAPIFIERAIADAVDGLKRDVEPELSGRNALRATEVIFAAWESARRGGRVDLPLEVEDNPLAAMIDSGRLGPGASESGDAEGAAAERGSTAADGGDGVDGNGGDEGSDEDEGSDADERGGPSESDR from the coding sequence ATGGTCTACGACGTCGCGGTCATCGGCACGGGTCCCGACCCCTCCGACCCCGGTCGAGACGGCTACGCGATGGGGTATCGCCACGGGCGCGCCTACGCGGACAACGCCGACTGCGAACTGGTCGCGTGCGCGGACATCGTCCCCGAGAACGGCGCGGCGTTCGCGGAGGCGTTCGACCTCGGGGCGGACGCCGCCTACGAGGACTACGAGGAGCTGCTCGCGGCGGTCGAGCCGGACCTCGTGAGCGTCTGCGTCCCGCCGGGGATCCACGCCGACATCGTCGTCGGCTGCGCCGAGAGCGGCCGCGTCGAGGCGATCCACTGCGAGAAGCCGATGGCGGACACCTGGGGCGACTGTCGGGAGATGGTCCGGGCGTGCGACCGCGCCGACGTCCAACTGACGATCAACCACCAGCGCCGGTTCGGCGCGCCGTTCCGGAAGGCCAAGCGGCTGATCGCGAACGGCGAGGTCGGGACCCTGCGGCGGCTGGAGTTCGCGGACGAGACGCTGTTCGACGCCGGGGTCCACCAGGTCGATCTCTGTCAGTTCTTGACCGACGGGACCGACGTGGACTGGGTCGCGGCGCAGGTCGACTACCGGGAGGAGAACGTCTGGTTCGGGACGCCGAACGCCACGCAGGCGCTCGTCCAGTGGCGCTACGACGACGGGACGTTCGGCCTCGCGACGACCGGCGACTCCAGCCCTCCGGGGGCGTGTTACCTCCGGGTCGTCGGCGCCGACGGCGTCGTCGAACTCGGCGTCGACGACGGTCCCACGCTCCGGTACCGGACGGACGGCGGGGCGTGGACGGCGGTCGACACGGACGGGGAGAACCTCCACGGCCGCGACTCGCCGGGGTACCTCGGCGCCGCGGTGGGGAAGATCCGGTCGCGGCTCCCGCTCGTGTCGACCGCGGACCGGACGGCGCCGATCTTCATCGAGCGGGCGATAGCCGACGCGGTCGACGGACTGAAGCGGGACGTGGAGCCGGAGCTCTCCGGGCGGAACGCGCTCCGGGCGACCGAGGTGATCTTCGCCGCTTGGGAGTCGGCGCGGCGCGGCGGGCGGGTCGACCTCCCGCTCGAAGTTGAGGACAACCCGCTCGCCGCCATGATCGACTCCGGGCGGTTGGGGCCCGGGGCGAGCGAGTCGGGGGACGCGGAGGGCGCCGCGGCCGAGCGCGGATCGACCGCCGCCGACGGGGGCGACGGCGTCGACGGGAACGGCGGCGACGAGGGGAGCGACGAAGACGAGGGCAGCGACGCCGACGAGCGCGGCGGCCCGTCGGAGTCGGACCGGTGA
- a CDS encoding right-handed parallel beta-helix repeat-containing protein has translation MSKERAPDDSTVGEDYRREAGVGSDYEDGEAEEADENDAAVRDDGDDAARPADARDGRLLDRRGYLKMAGVAAAAVAAGSTGAAGAEGTTRHGIEFDRVLDAVDDLGMDPSGNSAVNARLEHALTEGTLVRFPEGEYLFDGEFEIDADRVGVLGEGDVRFVPRTGHTGFLFNYDPVPDDVLIEGVDVDMRADDTTTGIRLRCRNRFHIEDVEFLGRGLIDNSGQVSAFLLGITSEDGRGVLRDAVAKKGSRVDGYARGNGRIGVWVGWSNKGTVRIEGCDFREFGNNGTYSSRTPGQVEIVDCYFLNNNAANVRIGGEGSYIENCTVEIDFEKYTGPELGDISTGFGMRGVQIEQGVQLEGAESIPAGAVVRDCELVGKNAPNGIAMLNLSPQGRSLTVENTRVRVDIDRMWAVRRGRPGTISWREWQQTAPKPHWIRMENVSVTGSASGREAIKLVEADDSVVRNCCIHQPGSNRDGVKFEDASGGVVEDSTIDVTGKEITLENSTATSSSITREGSCPFPDPEPASTDGSDETDDADPTRPDGSQELVIDGGHTADRISYTFAVDGSVAPGPRANASDTIDGTTVSGHVEGGVDSFWVSGEFTDFEVDGDAEVRLAGEAVDPADLVVSETDDGTDDGGSTDETELVIDGGHTADRISYAFAVDGSVAPGDRANPDDTIDGTTVTGQVEGGIDSFLVTGEFTDFEVDGDAEIRLAGEAVDPADLVVSETGDGTDDGSSTESETLVIDGSGTYDRVSYAFEVDGSVAPGDRANPGDTIDGTTVTGHVEGGIDSFEVAGEFTAFDIDADVPVRLGGETVDPDDLVVTTRTVAVDGSHTSERLAYTFGTDGTVAPAGDVTDDAIDGSTAAGSVAGGVDAYEVTGAFTNFQVDGDLAVRVDGEPVEPEALGTEHELPHELVVVGDGAEASYLVETTGSVAKRDGGWGAEESDAAADGVASGTVADDRDTFGFSGDVTRLRLDGDASLSFRR, from the coding sequence ATGTCCAAAGAACGGGCACCCGACGACAGCACAGTAGGAGAGGATTATAGGCGAGAAGCCGGAGTAGGGTCCGACTACGAGGACGGTGAGGCGGAAGAAGCGGACGAGAACGACGCGGCGGTCCGAGACGACGGGGACGACGCGGCGAGGCCGGCCGACGCCCGAGACGGGCGGCTGCTCGACCGGCGCGGCTACCTGAAGATGGCCGGCGTCGCCGCGGCCGCGGTCGCCGCCGGCTCGACCGGCGCCGCCGGCGCCGAGGGGACGACGCGCCACGGGATCGAGTTCGATCGCGTGCTCGACGCGGTCGACGACCTGGGGATGGACCCGTCCGGAAACAGCGCGGTGAACGCCCGCCTCGAACACGCGCTCACGGAGGGGACGCTGGTGCGGTTCCCCGAGGGGGAGTACCTGTTCGACGGGGAGTTCGAGATAGACGCCGACCGCGTCGGCGTCCTCGGGGAGGGTGACGTGCGGTTCGTCCCCCGGACGGGCCACACGGGGTTCCTCTTCAACTACGACCCGGTGCCGGACGACGTGCTCATCGAGGGCGTCGACGTCGACATGCGCGCCGACGACACGACGACCGGGATCCGACTGCGGTGCCGGAACCGGTTTCACATCGAGGACGTGGAGTTCCTCGGTCGCGGACTGATCGACAACTCCGGACAGGTCAGCGCCTTCCTGCTCGGGATCACGAGCGAGGACGGCCGCGGCGTCCTGCGTGACGCGGTGGCCAAGAAGGGGTCCCGCGTCGACGGCTACGCGAGGGGGAACGGCCGGATCGGCGTGTGGGTCGGCTGGTCGAACAAGGGGACCGTCCGCATCGAGGGGTGTGACTTCCGCGAGTTCGGCAACAACGGCACCTACTCCTCCCGGACGCCCGGGCAGGTGGAGATCGTCGACTGCTACTTCCTCAACAACAACGCCGCGAACGTGCGCATCGGCGGCGAGGGGAGCTACATAGAGAACTGTACGGTCGAGATCGACTTCGAGAAGTACACCGGACCGGAGCTCGGCGACATCTCGACCGGCTTCGGGATGCGCGGGGTCCAGATCGAGCAGGGCGTTCAGCTCGAAGGGGCCGAGTCGATCCCGGCGGGCGCGGTGGTCCGCGACTGCGAACTGGTGGGGAAGAACGCGCCGAACGGGATCGCCATGCTCAACCTCTCGCCGCAGGGGCGGAGCCTCACCGTCGAGAACACCCGCGTCCGGGTCGACATCGACCGGATGTGGGCGGTCCGCCGCGGTCGACCCGGCACGATCTCCTGGCGCGAGTGGCAGCAGACGGCGCCGAAGCCGCACTGGATCCGGATGGAGAACGTCAGCGTCACCGGGTCGGCGTCCGGCCGGGAAGCGATCAAGCTCGTCGAGGCCGACGACTCGGTCGTCCGGAACTGCTGTATCCATCAGCCGGGGTCGAACCGCGACGGCGTCAAGTTCGAGGACGCGAGCGGCGGCGTCGTCGAGGACTCGACGATCGACGTGACCGGCAAGGAGATCACCTTGGAGAACTCGACGGCGACGAGCTCGTCGATAACCCGGGAGGGGTCGTGTCCGTTCCCGGACCCCGAGCCGGCGTCGACGGACGGCTCCGACGAGACGGACGACGCCGACCCGACCCGACCCGACGGCAGTCAGGAGCTGGTGATCGACGGCGGCCACACCGCCGACCGGATCAGCTACACGTTCGCGGTGGACGGGAGCGTCGCCCCCGGCCCGCGAGCGAACGCGAGCGACACGATAGACGGGACGACCGTCTCCGGACACGTCGAGGGCGGGGTCGACTCCTTCTGGGTGAGCGGCGAGTTCACCGACTTCGAGGTCGACGGCGACGCCGAGGTCCGGCTGGCCGGCGAGGCGGTCGACCCCGCGGACCTGGTCGTCTCGGAGACGGACGACGGGACCGACGACGGCGGTTCGACGGACGAGACGGAGCTGGTGATCGACGGCGGCCACACCGCCGACCGGATCAGCTACGCGTTCGCGGTGGACGGGAGCGTCGCTCCCGGTGACCGCGCCAACCCGGACGACACGATAGACGGGACGACCGTCACCGGGCAGGTGGAGGGCGGGATCGACTCGTTCCTCGTGACGGGCGAGTTCACCGACTTCGAGGTCGACGGCGACGCCGAGATCCGGCTGGCCGGCGAGGCGGTCGACCCCGCGGACCTGGTCGTCTCGGAGACGGGCGACGGGACCGACGACGGTTCCTCGACCGAAAGCGAGACGCTCGTGATCGACGGGAGCGGCACCTACGACCGCGTGAGCTACGCGTTCGAGGTGGACGGGAGCGTCGCGCCCGGCGACCGCGCGAACCCGGGCGACACGATAGACGGGACGACCGTCACCGGACACGTCGAGGGCGGGATCGACTCCTTCGAGGTCGCGGGGGAGTTCACCGCGTTCGATATCGACGCCGACGTGCCGGTCCGACTGGGCGGCGAGACCGTCGATCCCGACGACCTCGTCGTGACGACGCGCACCGTCGCGGTCGACGGGAGCCACACGAGCGAGCGCCTCGCGTACACGTTCGGGACGGACGGGACCGTCGCGCCCGCCGGCGACGTGACCGACGACGCGATCGACGGGTCGACCGCCGCCGGCAGCGTCGCGGGCGGCGTCGACGCCTACGAGGTCACGGGCGCGTTCACGAACTTCCAGGTCGACGGCGACCTGGCCGTGCGGGTCGACGGCGAGCCCGTTGAGCCCGAGGCGCTCGGGACCGAACACGAACTGCCGCACGAGCTGGTGGTCGTCGGTGACGGCGCCGAGGCGAGCTACCTCGTCGAGACGACCGGCTCGGTCGCGAAGCGCGACGGCGGGTGGGGCGCGGAGGAGTCCGACGCCGCGGCCGACGGGGTCGCCAGCGGTACGGTCGCGGACGACCGCGACACGTTCGGCTTCTCCGGGGACGTCACCCGGCTCCGGCTGGACGGCGACGCGTCGCTCAGCTTCCGGAGGTAG
- a CDS encoding right-handed parallel beta-helix repeat-containing protein, with product MNRESDGSESARGRRSYLAALGAAASLTGCLGGGSTEPTGDSADPGADENGNGTDGDGSAIEFDEDRLESRHGIEFDRVRHAVDDLGLDPSGEVAAEEDVESALSEAGTLLAFPEGSYRFGGTVSLDAERVGVLGLGGVAFEPDFGFDGLLFDGQGETLDEVLVENVDVDIRAPATTAGIRINCRSRFHVEGVEFLGRGTNGSPGGTTSAFLLAIRDEDGRGVLRDAVAKKGSRIDGYEGGNGRIGVWVGWSNKGTVRIEGCDFREFGNNGVYGSRTPGNVEIVDCYFLNNNVCGPRIGGAGSYVENCTVEIDVDRYTGGAIDTTTEFNTRAIVVEQGVQRRGAPALPAGAEIRGCTLRALRSPRAQSVIEQSPVARSLVVRDTAIRCDVDGTPAVRRGPVGSLSYRPDRRRPPRPHWTRLRNVAIDGSAAGGAAVDLRSAPGSRVTDCEVTCRGADRDGVYLDRSPRSEVTGGTIRTDGHPIVVAVDPAASADALLCLGVETALERTGDDDGGIELTADPPLLRTLDQSAGSDGVCLGLGPGAPTLPVVGSPSDSLRFSIDALEDGTPLGRVLDRP from the coding sequence ATGAACCGCGAGTCGGACGGCTCCGAGAGCGCCCGCGGCAGGCGCTCCTATCTCGCGGCCCTCGGGGCCGCCGCGTCGCTGACCGGCTGTCTCGGCGGCGGCTCCACGGAACCGACGGGCGACTCCGCCGACCCGGGCGCCGACGAGAACGGAAACGGGACGGACGGCGACGGGTCGGCGATCGAGTTCGACGAGGACCGGCTCGAGAGCCGCCACGGCATCGAGTTCGACCGGGTCCGCCACGCGGTCGACGACCTCGGGCTGGACCCGTCGGGGGAGGTCGCCGCGGAGGAGGACGTCGAGTCGGCGCTGTCGGAGGCCGGGACGCTGCTGGCGTTTCCGGAGGGAAGCTATCGGTTCGGCGGCACCGTCTCCCTCGACGCCGAGCGGGTCGGGGTGCTCGGACTTGGCGGCGTCGCGTTCGAGCCCGACTTCGGGTTCGACGGCCTGCTGTTCGACGGGCAGGGCGAGACCCTCGACGAGGTGCTCGTCGAGAACGTCGACGTCGATATCCGCGCGCCGGCCACGACGGCCGGGATCCGGATCAACTGCCGGAGCCGGTTCCACGTCGAGGGCGTCGAGTTCCTCGGCCGCGGGACGAACGGCTCTCCCGGCGGGACGACGAGCGCGTTCCTCCTCGCGATCCGCGACGAGGACGGCCGCGGCGTCCTGCGTGACGCGGTGGCGAAGAAGGGGTCGCGGATCGACGGCTACGAGGGCGGGAACGGCCGGATCGGCGTGTGGGTCGGCTGGTCGAACAAGGGGACGGTCCGAATCGAGGGGTGCGACTTCCGCGAGTTCGGCAACAACGGCGTCTACGGCTCTCGGACCCCCGGAAACGTCGAGATCGTCGACTGCTACTTCCTCAACAACAACGTCTGCGGCCCGCGTATCGGCGGCGCGGGAAGCTACGTCGAGAACTGCACGGTCGAGATAGACGTCGACAGGTACACCGGCGGGGCGATCGATACGACCACGGAGTTCAACACCCGCGCGATAGTCGTCGAGCAGGGCGTTCAGCGGCGGGGCGCCCCCGCGCTCCCCGCGGGGGCGGAGATCCGCGGCTGCACGCTCCGCGCGCTCCGGTCGCCGCGCGCGCAGTCGGTGATAGAGCAGTCGCCGGTGGCGCGCAGCCTCGTCGTCCGCGACACGGCGATCCGGTGCGACGTCGACGGGACGCCGGCGGTGCGCCGCGGGCCGGTGGGGTCGCTGTCCTACCGGCCGGACCGACGGCGGCCGCCGCGCCCGCACTGGACCCGCCTGCGGAACGTCGCGATCGACGGGAGCGCGGCCGGCGGCGCCGCGGTCGACCTCCGCTCGGCGCCCGGGTCGCGGGTGACGGACTGCGAGGTCACCTGCCGCGGCGCGGACCGTGACGGGGTCTACCTCGACCGGTCCCCACGGAGCGAGGTGACCGGGGGGACGATCCGAACGGACGGCCACCCGATCGTCGTCGCCGTCGACCCGGCGGCCTCGGCCGACGCCCTGCTGTGTCTCGGCGTCGAGACCGCCTTGGAACGGACCGGGGACGACGACGGCGGGATCGAACTCACCGCGGACCCGCCCCTGCTTCGGACCCTCGATCAGAGCGCCGGGTCAGACGGCGTCTGTCTCGGCCTCGGTCCCGGCGCGCCGACGCTCCCCGTCGTCGGGTCCCCCTCCGACTCGCTCCGGTTCAGCATCGACGCGCTGGAGGACGGGACCCCGCTCGGCCGCGTCCTCGACCGACCGTGA
- a CDS encoding PRC-barrel domain containing protein, which produces MERDYITDDDEGKAVVDSNGEQIGMIAEVRSGTAYVDADPSLADTVLSKLGWSDADGDDYPLQENRIHTVTDDEVRLNEEF; this is translated from the coding sequence ATGGAGCGAGACTACATAACCGACGACGACGAGGGGAAAGCGGTGGTCGACTCGAACGGCGAACAGATCGGGATGATCGCGGAGGTCAGGTCCGGAACGGCGTACGTGGACGCGGACCCGAGCCTCGCGGACACCGTCCTCTCGAAGCTCGGCTGGTCGGACGCCGACGGCGACGACTATCCGCTCCAAGAGAACCGCATCCACACGGTGACCGACGATGAGGTCCGACTCAACGAGGAGTTCTAA
- a CDS encoding alkaline phosphatase family protein encodes MTDGDGRAFVLGLDGVPWPLVEPWIEGGELPAFARLVAEGASGPLRSTTPANTPVAWPSIATGTWPDRHGLYEFMRLDADHSQRPYNREDLRQPPLWELLSPAVVANVPMTYPAGGVGDDGAMVAGMMTPSTDADGFTDPPELGAEIRDRIPDYRVGLKWHEYSEDRREEFREDFAALFAARRELLASLMEREAWRLFFFTFTAPDRLQHLIWDDDVILDHYRELDAVLAEVMAYCDRLDATLYVVSDHGFGPVSRIVNVNRALADAGLLTPKTSTGVRAALSRAGVTKSRVLRGLARIGVDDETLVERLPASVVDSVARAVPGDHALYDVDPAETRAFLHGLGSVYVNDTARFDDGAVDPADADRVKAEVIDALSALTDPETGEPVLSVHDGDELNPEDEFAPDVVVEGAPGYHVKPGLADDAVVDADGIAGYHRPEGVFFARGPPIAPGTAVEDASVVDVAPTLLHALGESVPAAAHGRVLTEAFEPGSPPATRDVSRRDRGASDAATDGPGRDEAVEERLRGLGYL; translated from the coding sequence GTGACCGACGGCGACGGCCGCGCGTTCGTCCTCGGACTCGACGGCGTCCCGTGGCCGCTCGTCGAGCCCTGGATCGAGGGGGGAGAGCTCCCCGCGTTCGCCCGGCTGGTCGCGGAGGGGGCCTCCGGACCGCTCCGCAGCACGACGCCGGCGAACACGCCGGTCGCGTGGCCCTCCATCGCGACCGGCACTTGGCCCGACCGGCACGGCCTGTACGAGTTCATGCGGCTCGACGCCGACCACAGCCAGCGTCCGTACAACCGCGAGGACCTCCGGCAACCCCCGCTGTGGGAGCTGCTCTCCCCCGCGGTCGTCGCGAACGTGCCGATGACGTACCCGGCCGGCGGCGTCGGTGACGACGGGGCGATGGTCGCCGGGATGATGACGCCGTCGACCGACGCGGACGGGTTCACCGACCCGCCCGAACTGGGCGCGGAGATCCGCGACCGGATCCCCGACTACCGGGTCGGGCTCAAGTGGCACGAGTACAGCGAGGACCGCCGCGAGGAGTTCCGAGAGGACTTCGCGGCGCTGTTCGCGGCGCGTCGCGAGCTGTTAGCGTCGCTCATGGAGCGGGAGGCGTGGCGGCTGTTCTTCTTCACGTTCACGGCGCCGGACCGGCTCCAACACCTGATCTGGGACGATGACGTCATCCTCGACCACTACCGCGAGCTGGACGCCGTCCTCGCGGAGGTGATGGCGTACTGCGACCGGCTGGACGCGACGCTGTACGTCGTCTCCGACCACGGCTTCGGTCCCGTCTCCCGGATCGTCAACGTCAACCGGGCGCTGGCGGACGCCGGACTGCTGACGCCGAAGACGTCGACCGGCGTCCGGGCCGCGCTCTCCCGGGCCGGGGTGACGAAGTCGCGCGTCCTGCGCGGCTTAGCGCGGATCGGCGTCGACGACGAGACGCTCGTCGAGCGGCTCCCGGCGTCGGTCGTCGACAGCGTCGCCCGCGCGGTCCCCGGCGACCACGCCCTCTACGACGTGGACCCCGCGGAGACGCGGGCGTTCCTCCACGGGCTGGGCAGCGTGTACGTCAACGACACCGCTCGGTTCGACGACGGCGCCGTCGACCCCGCGGACGCGGACCGGGTCAAAGCCGAGGTGATCGACGCGCTCTCGGCGCTGACGGACCCCGAAACCGGTGAGCCGGTGCTGTCGGTACACGACGGCGACGAGCTGAATCCGGAGGACGAGTTCGCCCCCGACGTGGTCGTCGAGGGCGCCCCGGGGTACCACGTCAAGCCCGGGCTGGCGGACGACGCGGTCGTCGACGCCGACGGCATCGCCGGCTACCACCGGCCGGAGGGGGTGTTCTTCGCCCGCGGCCCCCCGATAGCGCCCGGGACCGCGGTCGAGGACGCCTCGGTCGTGGACGTGGCGCCGACGCTGCTCCACGCGCTGGGCGAGTCGGTCCCCGCGGCCGCGCATGGCCGGGTGTTGACCGAGGCGTTCGAGCCGGGGTCGCCGCCCGCGACCCGGGACGTGTCCAGGCGGGACCGCGGCGCGTCGGACGCGGCGACCGACGGACCGGGACGCGACGAGGCGGTCGAGGAGCGGCTCCGGGGACTCGGGTACCTATGA
- a CDS encoding glycosyltransferase, with translation MTPQQTTSTPDPLPDDADATDAADAGNTAAAGDEGLPFVSVVIPVYNDPAGIEATLDSLRRQSFPAARYEVIVVDNGSTDETRDVVRESLGAFDGLQLLVEDEVQGSYAARNAGIAATTGEVIAFVDADMVVDPGWVERVARRMSRTDAEYVGCDVQLFTAGGEGLAAEYNRRNDLHVERFVDELSFAPTCSLVVRRSLLAEVGGFDPRLRSGGDMEFGNRVAASGRSLEYAADVVMYHPTRTTLGALLRKSKRVGRGKTQLRRYYPDRYGSPLLAALNPAAFLPPRPSFMERSVRGWDDLPARKKLAFLVVSYVASLAKAYGQLLEVASPTETGASAGSE, from the coding sequence GTGACTCCCCAACAGACCACGTCGACCCCCGATCCCCTCCCCGACGACGCGGACGCTACCGACGCCGCCGACGCGGGGAACACCGCCGCCGCGGGCGACGAGGGGCTCCCGTTCGTCTCGGTCGTGATCCCCGTGTACAACGACCCGGCGGGGATCGAGGCGACGCTCGACTCGCTTCGCAGGCAGTCGTTCCCCGCGGCCCGGTACGAGGTGATCGTCGTCGACAACGGGTCGACCGACGAGACGCGCGACGTCGTCCGCGAGTCCCTCGGGGCGTTCGACGGCCTCCAGTTGCTCGTCGAGGACGAGGTACAGGGCTCATACGCCGCGCGCAACGCGGGCATTGCCGCGACGACGGGAGAGGTGATCGCCTTCGTCGACGCCGACATGGTCGTCGACCCCGGCTGGGTCGAGCGCGTGGCGCGGCGAATGTCGCGGACGGACGCCGAGTACGTCGGCTGCGACGTCCAACTGTTCACGGCCGGCGGCGAGGGGCTGGCCGCCGAGTACAACCGCCGCAACGACCTCCACGTCGAGCGGTTCGTCGACGAGCTCTCGTTCGCGCCCACCTGTTCGCTGGTGGTCCGACGGTCGCTCCTCGCGGAGGTCGGCGGGTTCGACCCGCGCCTCCGGTCGGGCGGGGACATGGAGTTCGGGAACCGCGTCGCGGCGAGCGGTCGGTCTCTCGAATACGCCGCGGACGTCGTCATGTACCACCCGACGCGGACGACGCTCGGCGCGCTCCTCCGGAAGTCCAAGCGCGTCGGGCGCGGGAAGACCCAGCTCCGGCGGTACTACCCCGACCGCTACGGGTCGCCGCTCCTCGCCGCGCTCAACCCCGCCGCGTTCCTCCCCCCGCGGCCGAGCTTCATGGAGCGCTCGGTCCGCGGGTGGGACGACCTCCCCGCGCGCAAGAAGCTCGCCTTCCTCGTCGTGAGCTACGTCGCGTCGCTCGCGAAGGCCTACGGGCAACTGCTGGAGGTCGCGTCGCCCACGGAGACGGGCGCCTCCGCGGGGTCAGAGTAG